Proteins from one Sander lucioperca isolate FBNREF2018 chromosome 16, SLUC_FBN_1.2, whole genome shotgun sequence genomic window:
- the pex11b gene encoding peroxisomal membrane protein 11B translates to MDSWVRFNAQSQAKERVIRAAQYACTLLGYTLQKGGAAAELRKTVSQLEAHMSLSRKLLRLGNSVEALEAAKRAIHLSDSVLRLCLTIGHLNRAMYFACDNVLWAGKTGLVSKLDQHKWSQRSFRYYLFALILNLTRDVYELRLLIECEARYRAARSPPSPSPTLPTDHLLSPSTPDMLAWLRRQLHLLVTVLYSNPPLLLDLLKNSCDIFIPLDRLGIYPTGQGFVGACGLASSVLSILTMVHPWLKLKP, encoded by the exons GGCGGCTCAATATGCCTGCACTCTGCTGGGCTACACGCTGCAGAAGGGCGGGGCAGCAGCTGAACTGCGTAAAACCGTCAGTCAGCTGGAAGCACACATGAGCCTATCGAGAAAGT TGCTGCGCCTGGGAAACTCTGTGGAGGCGCTGGAAGCTGCCAAGAGGGCCATCCATCTTTCTGACAGCGTGCTGAGGCTCTGCCTGACAATCGGCCACCTCAACAGAGCCATGTACTTTGCCTGTGACAACGTCCTGTGGGCTGGAAAAACTGGCCTCGTCTCCAAACTGGACCAGCACAAGTGGAGTCAGAGATCTTTCAG GTACTACCTCTTTGCTCTGATCCTCAACCTGACTCGGGATGTCTATGAGCTGCGCCTCCTCATTGAGTGTGAAGCACGTTACAGAGCTGCCAGATCGCCACCCTCACCCAGCCCCACCCTGCCCACTGACCACTTGTTGTCCCCCTCCACACCTGATATGTTGGCTTGGCTCCGCAGACAGCTCCACCTGCTGGTGACGGTGCTGTACAGCAACCCGCCACTGCTGCTGGACCTGTTGAAGAACAGCTGCGATATCTTCATCCCACTGGACCGGCTGGGGATTTACCCTACAGGGCAAGGCTTTGTCGGGGCCTGTGGCCTGGCCTCCTCTGTCCTCTCCATCCTCACCATGGTCCATCCCTGGCTCAAGCTTAAGCCATGA